A part of Nocardioides sp. WS12 genomic DNA contains:
- a CDS encoding DUF3105 domain-containing protein, with translation MAKSSKSEKSDRRQVIDDIRRKQKSAEKRQGMAIVGVCIAVALIIVGVAAYNPVKTAIQKARYSGTPLDEIGAKAGACQKVETKVATGSGEHVPTGTQVTYDEAPPAFGSHWNEAGVAPDPAANRFYTADGRPELESLVHNLEHGYSVLWYDETAADDTSEVAAIKAIAATLDENDTNGRLKFKAVPWTKKDGKAFPKGQHIALTHWTQDATTQEQLGVWQYCSEVSGAAVEKFMLDYPFTNSPEPYVP, from the coding sequence GTGGCCAAGTCCAGCAAGTCCGAGAAGTCGGACCGCCGCCAAGTCATTGACGACATCCGGCGCAAGCAGAAGAGCGCCGAAAAGCGTCAGGGCATGGCCATCGTGGGCGTCTGCATCGCAGTCGCGCTCATCATCGTTGGTGTCGCCGCCTACAACCCGGTGAAGACCGCGATCCAGAAGGCGCGCTACTCCGGCACCCCGCTCGACGAGATCGGCGCGAAGGCCGGTGCCTGCCAGAAGGTCGAGACCAAGGTCGCGACCGGCAGCGGCGAGCACGTGCCCACCGGCACGCAGGTGACCTACGACGAAGCGCCCCCGGCTTTCGGATCGCACTGGAACGAGGCCGGCGTCGCGCCGGACCCCGCGGCCAACCGTTTCTACACCGCCGACGGCCGCCCCGAGCTCGAGTCGCTGGTCCACAACCTGGAGCACGGCTACTCCGTCCTCTGGTACGACGAGACCGCTGCCGACGACACGTCGGAGGTCGCCGCCATCAAGGCGATCGCCGCGACGCTCGACGAGAACGACACCAACGGCCGCCTCAAGTTCAAGGCCGTCCCGTGGACGAAGAAGGACGGCAAGGCCTTCCCGAAGGGTCAGCACATCGCGCTGACCCACTGGACGCAGGACGCCACCACGCAGGAGCAGCTCGGCGTGTGGCAGTACTGCTCCGAGGTCAGCGGTGCGGCTGTCGAGAAGTTCATGCTCGACTACCCGTTCACGAACTCCCCGGAACCCTACGTTCCGTAG
- a CDS encoding mannose-1-phosphate guanylyltransferase, with protein sequence MVADEIPGFWAVVPAGGAGTRLWPLSRAASPKFLHDLTGSGRSLLEETHDRLAPIVGDRMLVVTGVAHQEAVRRQLAALPADAVLAEPSARDSMAAIGLAAAVLERRGAEVMGSFAADHVITEPDRFREAVAAAVDAARDDWLVTIGIAPTFPSSAFGYIHQGEPLEGHPLVRRVVEFVEKPSVPVAEEYLASGRYRWNAGMFVVRPTVLLDLLADRDPDFAANLRKIAEDPALLPELWEHLPRIAIDHAIAEPAAALGRVATVPGTFGWDDIGDFDSLANLLGEQETCSVLGDESTVHLKAATGLVVPASGRVVAVIGLDDVVVVDTPDALLVMSRERAQDVKAIVAALKDQGRADLT encoded by the coding sequence ATGGTCGCTGACGAGATCCCTGGTTTCTGGGCGGTCGTTCCCGCCGGCGGCGCCGGCACCCGCCTCTGGCCGCTGTCCCGTGCAGCGTCCCCGAAGTTCCTGCACGACCTCACCGGGTCGGGGCGCTCGCTGCTCGAGGAGACGCACGACCGGCTCGCGCCGATCGTCGGTGACCGGATGCTCGTCGTCACTGGCGTCGCCCACCAGGAGGCCGTACGGCGCCAACTGGCTGCGCTACCTGCTGACGCCGTGCTGGCCGAGCCGTCCGCCCGGGACTCGATGGCGGCCATCGGGCTCGCCGCCGCCGTACTCGAGCGCCGTGGCGCCGAGGTGATGGGTTCCTTCGCTGCCGATCACGTCATCACCGAGCCCGACCGTTTCCGGGAGGCGGTCGCTGCTGCCGTGGACGCGGCCCGCGACGACTGGCTGGTGACGATCGGCATCGCGCCGACCTTCCCGTCCTCGGCCTTCGGTTACATCCACCAGGGCGAGCCGCTGGAGGGACACCCGCTCGTGCGCCGGGTCGTGGAGTTCGTCGAGAAGCCGTCGGTGCCGGTGGCCGAGGAGTACCTCGCCTCGGGCCGTTACCGCTGGAACGCCGGCATGTTCGTCGTACGCCCGACGGTGCTGCTGGACCTGCTGGCTGACCGCGACCCCGACTTTGCCGCGAACCTGCGCAAGATTGCCGAAGACCCCGCGCTGTTGCCGGAACTCTGGGAGCACCTGCCGCGGATCGCCATCGACCACGCGATCGCCGAACCGGCCGCCGCGCTGGGCCGCGTCGCGACCGTGCCGGGGACCTTCGGGTGGGACGACATCGGCGACTTCGACTCGCTCGCCAATCTGCTCGGCGAGCAGGAGACCTGCTCGGTCCTCGGCGACGAGTCCACCGTGCACCTCAAGGCCGCCACGGGCCTCGTCGTCCCCGCCTCAGGGCGGGTCGTCGCCGTGATCGGCCTCGACGACGTGGTCGTCGTCGACACCCCCGACGCCCTCCTGGTGATGTCGCGCGAGCGTGCTCAGGACGTCAAGGCGATCGTCGCGGCCCTGAAGGACCAAGGCAGAGCAGACCTGACCTGA
- a CDS encoding ABC transporter permease: MSETEAPRPAFEDLPLKPPSADNGLLAVFQRRYLLRLLVKREIGARYQGSFLGMLWSYINPMTQFFIYWFVFGVIFNAHKSVPNYAIHLFAGLVIVHFFTESFQSGTQSIVRNKALVVKQAMPREMFPVSAVLVSFYHVLPQMLILLVACLLAGWTPDAVGMASLVLALAIIMCIGTACALLFSAANVFFRDFGNIVNVFNHFVRYGVTMMFPWSYVQERLGDHAGLFLLNPLADAVLLFQRAFWVGTASGEESKAVVMPDHLMLYGFAVLGASLVFLVIGQLVFSRLENKIPERL; encoded by the coding sequence ATGTCTGAGACCGAAGCACCACGGCCGGCCTTCGAAGACCTGCCCCTCAAGCCACCGTCGGCCGACAACGGCCTGCTCGCGGTCTTCCAGCGCCGCTACCTCCTGCGCCTGCTGGTGAAGCGGGAGATCGGCGCCCGCTACCAGGGGTCGTTCCTGGGCATGCTGTGGTCCTACATCAACCCGATGACACAGTTCTTCATCTACTGGTTCGTATTCGGTGTCATCTTCAACGCACACAAGAGCGTTCCGAACTACGCGATCCACCTCTTCGCCGGACTGGTCATCGTCCACTTCTTCACGGAGAGCTTCCAGTCCGGAACCCAGTCCATCGTGCGGAACAAGGCGCTGGTGGTGAAGCAGGCGATGCCACGGGAGATGTTCCCCGTGTCCGCGGTGCTGGTGTCCTTCTACCACGTCCTGCCGCAGATGCTGATCCTGCTGGTGGCCTGCCTGCTGGCCGGGTGGACCCCCGACGCGGTCGGCATGGCCTCGCTGGTGCTGGCCCTGGCCATCATCATGTGCATCGGGACCGCGTGCGCCCTGCTGTTCAGCGCCGCCAACGTCTTCTTCCGGGACTTCGGCAACATCGTCAACGTCTTCAACCACTTCGTGCGCTACGGCGTCACGATGATGTTCCCGTGGTCCTACGTCCAGGAGCGGCTCGGCGACCACGCCGGACTGTTCCTGCTCAACCCGCTCGCCGACGCGGTCCTGCTCTTCCAGCGCGCGTTCTGGGTCGGTACCGCCTCCGGCGAGGAGTCGAAGGCGGTCGTGATGCCCGACCACCTCATGCTGTACGGCTTTGCTGTCCTGGGCGCCAGCCTGGTGTTCCTCGTCATCGGGCAGCTCGTGTTCAGCCGTCTCGAGAACAAGATCCCGGAGCGTCTGTGA
- the glf gene encoding UDP-galactopyranose mutase, protein MSPTSSTPDLVVVGSGFFGLTIAERCAAELDLKVLVIERRYHLGGNAYSEFEPETGIEVHKYGTHLFHTSNERVWEYVNRFTAFTNYQHKVFGKYQGQVYSLPMNLALINSFFGKSHTPDEARALIAEQSSEIATADAKNLEEKAISLIGRPLYEAFIKGYTAKQWQTDPTELSADIITRLPVRYNFDNRYFNDKFEGLPVDGYTAWLTRMADHPNIEVRVDTDWFDETNGVQEEFKGKVPVIYTGPVDEYFDNCEGRLSWRTVDLESEVVDVDDYQGTGVVNANDQDVPWTRVLEFKHLHPERTYLPGKSVVVHEYSRFAEDDDEPYYPINTAEDREKLLKYRDLAEKEPMVLFGGRLGTYKYLDMHMAIASALSMYDNKLKPHFADGAELKSGGVDA, encoded by the coding sequence GTGTCTCCTACTTCGTCGACCCCTGACCTTGTCGTCGTCGGCTCCGGCTTCTTCGGCCTGACGATCGCCGAGCGTTGTGCCGCTGAGCTCGACCTCAAGGTCCTCGTAATCGAACGCCGCTATCACCTCGGCGGAAACGCCTACAGCGAGTTCGAACCGGAGACCGGGATCGAGGTCCACAAGTACGGCACGCACCTGTTCCACACGAGCAACGAGCGGGTCTGGGAGTACGTCAACCGGTTCACCGCGTTCACGAACTACCAGCACAAGGTGTTCGGCAAGTACCAGGGGCAGGTCTACTCCCTGCCGATGAACCTGGCGCTCATCAACAGCTTCTTCGGCAAGAGCCACACGCCCGACGAGGCGCGCGCGCTCATCGCCGAGCAGTCCAGCGAGATCGCCACCGCGGACGCGAAGAACCTCGAGGAGAAGGCGATCAGCCTGATCGGCCGCCCGCTCTACGAAGCGTTCATCAAGGGCTACACCGCCAAGCAGTGGCAGACCGACCCGACCGAGCTGAGCGCGGACATCATCACGCGCCTCCCGGTCCGCTACAACTTCGACAACCGGTACTTCAACGACAAGTTCGAGGGCCTTCCCGTCGACGGCTACACCGCGTGGCTGACCCGGATGGCGGACCACCCGAACATCGAGGTCCGCGTCGACACCGACTGGTTCGATGAGACCAACGGGGTCCAGGAGGAGTTCAAGGGCAAGGTGCCGGTCATCTACACCGGCCCCGTCGACGAGTACTTCGACAACTGCGAGGGACGCCTGTCCTGGCGCACCGTCGACCTCGAGTCCGAGGTCGTCGACGTCGACGACTACCAGGGCACGGGTGTCGTGAACGCGAACGACCAGGACGTCCCGTGGACCCGGGTGCTGGAGTTCAAGCACCTCCACCCCGAGCGCACCTACCTGCCCGGCAAGTCGGTCGTGGTCCACGAGTACAGCCGCTTCGCCGAGGACGACGACGAGCCGTACTACCCGATCAACACCGCCGAGGACCGCGAGAAGCTCCTCAAGTACCGCGACCTCGCCGAGAAGGAGCCGATGGTTCTCTTCGGCGGCCGCCTCGGCACGTACAAGTACCTCGACATGCACATGGCCATCGCCTCGGCACTGTCGATGTACGACAACAAGCTCAAGCCGCACTTCGCGGACGGCGCCGAGTTGAAGAGTGGCGGGGTGGACGCATGA
- a CDS encoding glycosyltransferase family 2 protein: protein MTGPDKLDQRVAVVVVTYNRADLLEKMLAGLAALDRAPDAVYVVDNFSSDHTPEVLAASTLPGLVTIRTSENLGGAGGFRLGLKTAYDRGHDAMWLMDDDVVPAPDCLTRLLEVDGSCLIAVREDRAGALVEKAAIRFDLRNPLAIRPKTASIDSSYPNRAAMPATVEVENVAFEGFLVRREVIEKIGLPDASYFIFYDDVDFAIRARRAGFPIRAVRDAVLVRQLDFDQQHDLAGWKGYYMYRNLFAVHMRYGENPLVRFKPWLITLVVVLLSPLRGGRAEVRNVTRGLRDARRMRQVPSTSVD from the coding sequence GTGACGGGTCCCGACAAGCTCGATCAGCGGGTTGCCGTCGTCGTGGTGACCTACAACCGCGCCGACCTCCTCGAGAAGATGCTCGCGGGCCTGGCGGCCCTCGACCGTGCTCCCGACGCCGTCTACGTCGTCGACAACTTCAGTTCCGACCACACCCCCGAGGTGCTGGCCGCGTCCACGCTGCCCGGTCTCGTCACGATCCGCACCAGTGAGAACCTCGGTGGCGCGGGCGGCTTCCGGCTGGGTCTGAAGACCGCCTACGACCGCGGCCACGACGCGATGTGGCTGATGGACGACGACGTGGTCCCGGCGCCCGACTGCCTCACCCGCCTCCTCGAGGTCGACGGCTCGTGCCTGATCGCGGTGCGTGAAGACCGCGCGGGAGCGCTGGTGGAGAAGGCGGCGATCCGCTTCGATCTCCGCAACCCCCTGGCGATCCGCCCGAAGACGGCCAGCATCGACTCGTCGTACCCGAACCGGGCGGCCATGCCGGCCACCGTCGAGGTCGAGAACGTCGCCTTCGAAGGCTTCCTCGTGCGCCGCGAGGTGATCGAGAAGATCGGCCTGCCCGACGCGTCGTACTTCATCTTCTACGACGACGTGGACTTCGCCATCCGGGCCCGGCGGGCCGGCTTCCCGATCCGGGCGGTGCGCGATGCCGTGCTCGTCCGGCAGCTCGACTTCGACCAGCAGCACGACCTCGCGGGCTGGAAGGGGTACTACATGTACCGCAACCTCTTCGCCGTCCACATGAGGTACGGCGAGAACCCGCTGGTCCGGTTCAAGCCCTGGCTGATCACGCTGGTAGTGGTCCTGCTCAGCCCGCTTCGAGGGGGCCGGGCGGAGGTGCGCAACGTCACGCGTGGCCTTCGTGACGCGCGTCGGATGCGGCAGGTGCCCTCGACGTCCGTAGACTGA
- a CDS encoding glycosyltransferase, with protein MTTRLLQRQVLPVDGDVDVLALYLDPDEANLDEDKYVVGGSRAAKELNNASIRQKTATGTIRPDQVLSRTAVQIPSGEKLSFGTYFNAFPASYWRRWTIVSAVTLTINVKGAGATVIVNKSMANGRQQKVESVLTEAEGTNTLTFNLSLGPFVDGGWYWYDVVAGHGDITVESAEWTAEVPAERAAHGTVDLAITTMNRPDFCAELLGQLSTPELMPYLDTVFVMEQGTQKVTDSEFFPAAEKGLDGKLKVIEQGNLGGSGGYARGQSESLRKGTATYAMMMDDDVVCEPEGIIRAVTFGDLARRPTIVGGHMFSLYAKSRLHSFGEIIHPWRFWWMSPLDSFNDWDFGARNLRSARWLHKRVDVDFNGWFMCLIPRQVIAEIGLSLPLFIKWDDSEYGLRAKAAGYPTVTFPGAAVWHVPWTDKNDALDWQAYFHLRNRLVAALLHSTYPKGGRLIRESLNHQVAHLVSMQYSTAELRIQAMEDVLAGPEGLHAMLATKLPEVNAFRKQFTDAQLHADHDDFPPVRREKPPRKGKDLTEVPSRRAQLITAGLAPLRQLKKPRGLAAEFPEAEIRAMDAKWYRMATFDSAIVSMNDGTSAALYVRDQAKFKDLMKRTLELHARYRKEWPELAAQYRAALGDITSPEAWDKTFAPWVDGDADV; from the coding sequence ATGACGACCAGGTTGTTGCAGCGCCAGGTGCTCCCGGTCGACGGTGACGTCGACGTCCTCGCGCTGTACCTCGACCCCGACGAGGCCAACCTCGACGAGGACAAGTACGTCGTCGGTGGCTCGCGCGCGGCCAAGGAACTGAACAACGCCTCGATCCGCCAGAAGACGGCGACCGGCACGATCCGCCCGGACCAGGTGCTCTCGCGCACAGCCGTCCAGATCCCGTCGGGCGAGAAGCTGTCGTTCGGCACCTACTTCAACGCGTTCCCGGCCAGCTACTGGCGCCGGTGGACCATCGTTTCGGCCGTCACCCTCACGATCAACGTGAAGGGCGCCGGCGCCACCGTCATCGTCAACAAGTCGATGGCGAACGGTCGCCAGCAGAAGGTCGAGAGCGTCCTCACCGAGGCCGAAGGCACCAACACGCTCACCTTCAACCTCTCGCTCGGCCCGTTCGTCGACGGCGGCTGGTACTGGTACGACGTCGTGGCCGGCCACGGCGACATCACGGTCGAATCGGCCGAGTGGACCGCCGAGGTCCCCGCCGAGCGTGCCGCGCACGGCACCGTCGACCTCGCGATCACCACGATGAACCGCCCCGACTTCTGCGCGGAACTGCTCGGTCAGCTGAGCACGCCCGAGTTGATGCCCTACCTCGACACGGTCTTCGTGATGGAGCAGGGCACCCAGAAGGTCACCGACAGCGAGTTCTTCCCGGCGGCCGAGAAGGGCCTCGACGGCAAGCTCAAGGTCATCGAGCAGGGCAACCTCGGCGGCTCCGGTGGGTACGCCCGCGGCCAGTCCGAATCGTTGCGCAAGGGTACGGCGACGTACGCGATGATGATGGACGACGACGTCGTCTGCGAGCCCGAGGGCATCATCCGGGCCGTCACCTTCGGTGACCTGGCCCGACGTCCCACCATCGTCGGTGGCCACATGTTCAGCCTCTACGCCAAGAGCCGGCTGCACAGCTTCGGCGAGATCATCCACCCCTGGCGCTTCTGGTGGATGTCGCCGCTCGACTCGTTCAACGACTGGGACTTCGGCGCCCGCAACCTGCGCTCGGCCCGTTGGCTGCACAAGCGGGTCGACGTGGACTTCAACGGCTGGTTCATGTGCCTGATCCCGCGCCAGGTGATCGCCGAGATCGGCCTGTCCCTGCCGCTCTTCATCAAGTGGGACGACTCGGAGTACGGCCTGCGCGCCAAGGCCGCCGGCTACCCGACGGTGACCTTCCCCGGAGCGGCCGTGTGGCACGTGCCGTGGACCGACAAGAACGACGCCCTCGACTGGCAGGCGTACTTCCACCTGCGCAACCGGCTGGTTGCCGCGCTGCTCCACTCGACGTACCCCAAGGGCGGCCGGTTGATCCGGGAGAGCCTCAACCACCAGGTCGCACACCTCGTGTCGATGCAGTACTCGACGGCCGAGTTGCGCATCCAGGCGATGGAGGACGTCCTCGCCGGCCCCGAGGGACTGCACGCGATGCTGGCGACGAAGCTGCCGGAGGTCAACGCCTTCCGCAAGCAGTTCACCGACGCGCAACTCCATGCTGACCACGACGACTTCCCGCCGGTGCGTCGCGAGAAGCCGCCGCGCAAGGGCAAGGACCTCACCGAGGTGCCGAGCCGTCGCGCCCAGCTGATCACCGCGGGCCTCGCGCCGCTGCGGCAGCTCAAGAAGCCGCGGGGCCTCGCTGCCGAGTTCCCCGAGGCAGAGATCCGCGCGATGGATGCCAAGTGGTACCGGATGGCGACCTTCGACTCCGCGATCGTGTCCATGAACGACGGCACCTCGGCTGCGCTCTATGTCCGCGACCAGGCCAAGTTCAAGGACTTGATGAAGCGCACCCTCGAGCTCCACGCCCGCTACCGCAAGGAATGGCCCGAGCTCGCCGCGCAGTATCGCGCCGCGCTCGGCGACATCACCTCGCCGGAGGCGTGGGACAAGACCTTTGCCCCGTGGGTCGACGGGGACGCCGATGTCTGA
- a CDS encoding TIGR03089 family protein: MTTFATVLAQRLRVDPGQPLVTFYDHGTGERVELSGTTWANWVAKAASLLVEEFDLERGDRICIDLPPHWLGTVFLGAAWSAGLVVVPPPGDADPEDLAAVVCGPDSLERWADHAQEIVVLACALRPLGVRFADPVPAGVHDVGVEIWSQPDAFTPWDPPTEDDLAFVAADREVTQSQMWSEAAASTLVGGGRLLSVANPVVEPVTFSEPLTQGGSLVLVAQAEQALLEATYATERATARFPA, encoded by the coding sequence GTGACCACCTTCGCCACCGTCCTGGCGCAACGCCTCCGCGTCGACCCGGGCCAGCCGCTCGTGACCTTCTACGACCACGGCACGGGCGAGCGGGTGGAACTGTCCGGCACGACCTGGGCGAACTGGGTGGCGAAGGCCGCCTCGTTGCTGGTCGAGGAGTTCGACCTCGAGCGCGGCGACCGGATCTGCATCGACCTCCCGCCGCACTGGCTGGGCACCGTGTTCCTCGGCGCCGCGTGGAGCGCCGGCCTCGTCGTCGTACCACCGCCGGGTGACGCGGACCCCGAGGATCTCGCCGCCGTCGTGTGCGGACCGGACAGCCTCGAACGCTGGGCCGACCACGCCCAGGAGATCGTCGTCCTGGCTTGTGCGCTGCGACCGCTCGGCGTCCGGTTCGCCGATCCCGTCCCGGCGGGCGTCCATGACGTCGGCGTGGAGATCTGGTCCCAGCCCGATGCGTTCACGCCGTGGGACCCGCCGACCGAGGACGACCTCGCCTTCGTTGCCGCGGACCGTGAGGTCACGCAGTCGCAAATGTGGTCGGAGGCAGCCGCCAGCACGCTGGTGGGCGGCGGCCGCCTCCTCTCGGTCGCGAACCCCGTCGTGGAGCCCGTGACCTTCAGTGAACCGCTCACCCAGGGCGGTTCACTCGTCCTGGTCGCTCAGGCCGAGCAGGCACTCCTCGAAGCGACGTACGCCACCGAGCGTGCAACTGCCCGCTTCCCCGCCTGA
- a CDS encoding ABC transporter ATP-binding protein codes for MVSSIVVENVTKTFTLRYHRTFREVTVAKARGHQTSEKFNAIDDVSFTVEQGESVGLMGLNGSGKSTLLKMINGVMRPDSGTLLTRGRIAGLIATGAGFHQQLSGRDNLVLNAAILGMGERELRRKYDDIVEFAGLGRTLDAPVGFYSSGQKARLGFAVAIHVDSDIFLADEVLAVGDKPFRQKCVKKMKEIRASGRTLFYVSHSAGSVQSMCDRVLVLENGRLGFDGDVEAGIKYLHYDGDDEQEIDTEIGNDI; via the coding sequence ATGGTGTCCTCCATTGTCGTGGAGAACGTCACCAAGACGTTCACCCTCCGCTACCACCGCACCTTCCGCGAGGTGACCGTCGCCAAGGCGCGCGGCCACCAGACCAGCGAGAAGTTCAACGCCATCGATGACGTGTCCTTCACCGTCGAACAGGGCGAATCCGTCGGCCTGATGGGCCTCAACGGCTCGGGCAAGTCGACGCTGCTGAAGATGATCAACGGCGTCATGCGCCCCGACTCCGGCACCCTGCTCACGCGGGGCCGGATCGCCGGCCTGATCGCCACCGGGGCCGGCTTCCACCAGCAGCTCTCCGGCCGCGACAACCTGGTCCTCAACGCCGCCATCCTCGGCATGGGGGAGCGCGAACTGCGCCGCAAGTACGACGACATCGTCGAGTTCGCCGGCCTCGGCCGCACCCTCGACGCGCCCGTCGGCTTCTACTCCTCGGGGCAGAAGGCCCGGCTCGGCTTCGCCGTCGCCATCCACGTCGACTCCGACATCTTCCTCGCCGACGAGGTCCTCGCCGTCGGCGACAAGCCGTTCCGGCAGAAGTGTGTGAAGAAGATGAAGGAGATCCGCGCGAGCGGACGCACCCTCTTCTACGTCAGCCACTCCGCGGGCTCGGTCCAGTCGATGTGCGACCGGGTGCTGGTCCTGGAGAACGGTCGCCTCGGCTTCGACGGCGACGTCGAAGCGGGCATCAAGTACCTGCACTACGACGGTGACGACGAGCAGGAGATCGACACCGAGATCGGCAACGACATCTAG
- a CDS encoding N-acetylmuramoyl-L-alanine amidase, translated as MSTYSSDAPGSDRKIRFVTLCQQLLALAVVVAVLTPAARTVTMDVRPMQPVDVAPSDVSLRAAEFPSTVPTGEVSTDVDQYALTAPEDKPHATLRSTEKDVSGGGDAIVSDVLPVDGYGTVGVTWAPSANVDEDAIGVKVRTQTDGTWSGWTEAEYHDDHGPDPRSEEGKHTRPGTDALLVGDVDAVQVKVATDSSAPEDMKVAVIDPGTAKATATQKPAIDTARASTDGADPVLPVADGDDPAATGDEIALQAAGATIRPKIYSRAQWGANESLRDKSSLSYYEVHGGFVHHTVNANNYTADQVPGIIRGIYSYHVKTRGWSDIGYNFLVDKFGRIWEGRAGGVDRPVVGAHTQGYNNYSFAMSAIGNFDVTGPPSAMLTAYGALFAWKLALHGVDAADMSQKIGSKYFPAISGHRDAGSTACPGRYLYAKIPTIRSLADAAQKPFASREAEGNFAGSDINDLLARRASDGRLYVLTLDSPGGVWQVRSRVDTGVNIASASSIYKAGDWDQDGYADMITRRKSDGLLQIYRGKGSGRFHPPQVLSAQINSATLIALPGDVTGDGYPDLMAQTAGAMRTYRGRGAAGLGTSLNNLGTSVVAYSAVNGYAHVPAGMMNADGAPDSLVRVGSEVRLYTGNGPGGWTSVRTLEVTAGSYDWLLGVGRLGANAQPDFVARDKATGGLFILGGSPNGWTSKIPLGRFVGWDLAA; from the coding sequence ATGTCGACGTACTCATCGGATGCCCCCGGGAGTGACCGCAAGATCCGGTTCGTGACCCTGTGTCAGCAGTTGCTGGCCCTGGCCGTTGTCGTGGCTGTGCTGACCCCTGCGGCGCGCACCGTGACCATGGATGTCCGGCCCATGCAGCCGGTGGATGTCGCCCCGTCAGACGTTTCGCTGCGGGCGGCGGAGTTCCCGTCGACCGTGCCGACAGGCGAGGTGTCGACCGACGTCGACCAGTACGCGTTGACCGCTCCCGAGGACAAGCCGCACGCCACGCTGCGGTCGACCGAGAAGGACGTCAGCGGCGGGGGCGACGCGATCGTCAGTGACGTGCTCCCCGTGGACGGCTACGGCACGGTCGGTGTCACCTGGGCGCCGTCGGCCAACGTCGACGAGGACGCCATCGGCGTCAAGGTGCGGACGCAGACCGACGGGACCTGGTCGGGCTGGACCGAGGCGGAGTACCACGACGACCACGGGCCGGACCCGCGTTCGGAAGAGGGCAAGCACACTCGCCCGGGTACCGATGCCCTGCTCGTCGGCGACGTGGACGCCGTCCAGGTCAAGGTGGCCACCGACTCCTCCGCCCCGGAGGACATGAAGGTCGCCGTGATCGACCCGGGCACCGCGAAGGCGACCGCCACACAGAAGCCCGCCATTGACACAGCGCGGGCCTCGACCGACGGTGCGGACCCGGTGCTGCCGGTTGCCGATGGCGACGACCCTGCCGCAACCGGCGACGAGATCGCCCTCCAGGCGGCCGGCGCCACCATCCGGCCGAAGATCTACTCGCGGGCCCAGTGGGGCGCCAACGAGAGCCTGCGTGACAAGTCCTCGCTCAGCTACTACGAGGTCCACGGCGGCTTCGTCCACCACACGGTGAACGCGAACAACTACACCGCCGATCAGGTCCCCGGCATCATCCGCGGCATCTACAGCTACCACGTCAAGACGCGGGGCTGGAGCGACATCGGCTACAACTTCCTCGTCGACAAGTTCGGCCGGATCTGGGAAGGCCGCGCCGGTGGCGTCGACCGACCCGTCGTGGGCGCCCACACGCAGGGCTACAACAACTACTCCTTCGCGATGTCGGCCATCGGCAACTTCGACGTCACCGGTCCGCCGTCGGCGATGCTGACGGCCTACGGCGCGCTGTTCGCGTGGAAGCTTGCCCTGCACGGAGTCGACGCCGCCGACATGTCCCAGAAGATCGGGTCGAAGTACTTCCCGGCGATCAGCGGGCACCGCGATGCCGGATCGACGGCCTGCCCGGGCCGCTACCTCTACGCCAAGATCCCGACGATCCGGTCCCTGGCGGACGCGGCGCAGAAGCCCTTCGCCAGTCGCGAGGCCGAAGGGAACTTCGCCGGCTCCGACATCAACGACCTGCTCGCGCGCCGAGCATCCGACGGACGCCTGTACGTGCTGACCCTGGACAGCCCCGGAGGGGTCTGGCAGGTCCGGTCCCGGGTCGACACCGGCGTCAACATCGCCTCTGCCTCGAGCATCTACAAGGCCGGCGACTGGGACCAGGACGGGTACGCCGACATGATCACCCGCCGCAAGTCCGACGGCCTGCTGCAGATCTATCGGGGCAAGGGCAGCGGGCGGTTCCACCCGCCGCAGGTCCTGTCCGCCCAGATCAACAGTGCGACGCTGATCGCGCTCCCGGGTGACGTCACCGGCGACGGGTATCCGGACCTGATGGCCCAGACCGCTGGGGCGATGCGGACCTACCGCGGTCGCGGCGCCGCCGGCCTCGGCACCAGTCTCAACAACCTCGGGACCAGCGTCGTCGCCTACAGCGCGGTCAACGGCTACGCCCACGTCCCTGCCGGAATGATGAACGCCGACGGAGCTCCCGACAGCCTCGTTCGAGTCGGCTCGGAAGTGCGCCTCTACACGGGCAACGGCCCGGGTGGCTGGACGAGCGTGCGGACCCTCGAGGTGACGGCCGGCAGTTACGACTGGCTGCTCGGTGTCGGGCGACTCGGAGCGAACGCGCAGCCGGACTTCGTCGCCCGGGACAAGGCGACCGGCGGTCTGTTCATCCTGGGCGGGAGCCCGAACGGGTGGACCAGCAAGATTCCGCTCGGACGGTTCGTGGGCTGGGACCTGGCGGCGTAG